A genomic stretch from Falco cherrug isolate bFalChe1 chromosome 1, bFalChe1.pri, whole genome shotgun sequence includes:
- the SHPK gene encoding sedoheptulokinase isoform X3, protein MESQGMEQNVWRIVRALNECLAALPQQQLQRVSHIGVSGQMHGILFWKKDKGCKWTECSTGPTFEPEEVSHLITWQDGRCSPTFLSSLPLPQSHISLATGFGCATVYWYSKKSPDFLKSYDAAGTIHDYVVAMLCDLKKPLMSIQNAASWGYFNSRKKSWNTDILKKSGFPVHLLPEVGDPGSIAGRTICAWHGIPRGAKVGIALGDFQCSVYSCLTERTDAVLNIGTSAQLTISMPPGFQPPETPDPSSAVTYFPYFNGDYLAVAASLNGGNVLATFVDMVAQWTEELGFQVEKSAIYMKIIKAALAQNDSKLSVHPTVFGERHIPERLASVTNIAFSNLSLGHITRAVCRGIVENLCSMLPVQRLMDTGVRRILGSGSALARNEVLRQEVERIFPFPVVYGKDVDAAVGAAMVMFHRK, encoded by the exons GGAATGGAGCAGAATGTCTGGAGAATAGTAAGAGCATTGAATGAATGCCTTGCTGCTCTACCTCAGCAGCAACTTCAAAGAGTCAGTCACATTGGTGTTTCAGGACAAATGCATGGGATactattttggaaaaaagataaag GTTGCAAGTGGACAGAGTGTAGTACAGGCCCTACCTTTGAGCCGGAGGAGGTCAGTCATCTGATTACTTGGCAAGACGGCCGCTGCAGTCCcaccttcctctcttctcttcctctgccaCAGTCACATATCAGCTTGGCTACAGGATTTGGATGTGCCACAGTCTACTGGTATTCAAAGAAAAG ccCAGATTTTCTGAAGTCTTATGATGCAGCTGGCACTATCCATGACTATGTGGTTGCCATGTTGTGTGACCTGAAGAAGCCACTCATGTCCATCCAGaatgctgccagctggggatATTTTaattctagaaaaaaaagctggaataCTGACAT ACTGAAAAAATCTGGCTTTCCTGTTCACTTGCTCCCGGAGGTGGGAGACCCTGGCAGTATTGCAGGCAGGACAATCTGTGCGTGGCACGGAATACCCAGAGGAGCCAAAGTAGGAATTGCTCTGGGAGACTTCCAGTGCTCTGTTTATTCCTGTCTGACTGAGAGGACTGATGCAG TTCTTAATATCGGTACCTCTGCTCAGCTGACTATCTCAATGCCCCCGGGATTCCAGCCTCCAGAGACACCAGATCCTTCCTCAGCTGTTACTTATTTTCCTTACTTCAATGGTGACTACTTGGCTGTGGCAGCATCACTTAATGGAGGCAATGTGCTAGCAACATTTGTGGACATGGTGGCACAGTGGACAGAAGAGCTAG GATTTCAGGTTGAGAAGTCTGCCATCTATATGAAGATAATCAAAGCAGCCTTGGCCCAAAATGACAGCAAACTCTCAGTCCACCCAACCGTATTCGGAGAGAGACACATTCCAGAGCGGCTGGCATCAGTGACCAATATTGCTTTCTCTAACCTCTCCCTGGGTCACATCACTAGGGCTGTGTGCCGTGGCATCGTTGAAAACCTCTGTTCCATGCTACCTGTGCAGCGCCTGATGGATACAGGAGTAAGGAGGATTCTGGGGAGCGGGAGTGCCCTTGCCAGGAACGAAGTGCTGAGGCAGGAAGTGGAAAGGATTTTTCCATTCCCTGTGGTTTATGGGAAGGATGTTGATGCTGCTGTGGGGGCTGCCATGGTGATgttccacagaaaataa
- the SHPK gene encoding sedoheptulokinase isoform X4, producing MEQNVWRIVRALNECLAALPQQQLQRVSHIGVSGQMHGILFWKKDKGCKWTECSTGPTFEPEEVSHLITWQDGRCSPTFLSSLPLPQSHISLATGFGCATVYWYSKKSPDFLKSYDAAGTIHDYVVAMLCDLKKPLMSIQNAASWGYFNSRKKSWNTDILKKSGFPVHLLPEVGDPGSIAGRTICAWHGIPRGAKVGIALGDFQCSVYSCLTERTDAVLNIGTSAQLTISMPPGFQPPETPDPSSAVTYFPYFNGDYLAVAASLNGGNVLATFVDMVAQWTEELGFQVEKSAIYMKIIKAALAQNDSKLSVHPTVFGERHIPERLASVTNIAFSNLSLGHITRAVCRGIVENLCSMLPVQRLMDTGVRRILGSGSALARNEVLRQEVERIFPFPVVYGKDVDAAVGAAMVMFHRK from the exons ATGGAGCAGAATGTCTGGAGAATAGTAAGAGCATTGAATGAATGCCTTGCTGCTCTACCTCAGCAGCAACTTCAAAGAGTCAGTCACATTGGTGTTTCAGGACAAATGCATGGGATactattttggaaaaaagataaag GTTGCAAGTGGACAGAGTGTAGTACAGGCCCTACCTTTGAGCCGGAGGAGGTCAGTCATCTGATTACTTGGCAAGACGGCCGCTGCAGTCCcaccttcctctcttctcttcctctgccaCAGTCACATATCAGCTTGGCTACAGGATTTGGATGTGCCACAGTCTACTGGTATTCAAAGAAAAG ccCAGATTTTCTGAAGTCTTATGATGCAGCTGGCACTATCCATGACTATGTGGTTGCCATGTTGTGTGACCTGAAGAAGCCACTCATGTCCATCCAGaatgctgccagctggggatATTTTaattctagaaaaaaaagctggaataCTGACAT ACTGAAAAAATCTGGCTTTCCTGTTCACTTGCTCCCGGAGGTGGGAGACCCTGGCAGTATTGCAGGCAGGACAATCTGTGCGTGGCACGGAATACCCAGAGGAGCCAAAGTAGGAATTGCTCTGGGAGACTTCCAGTGCTCTGTTTATTCCTGTCTGACTGAGAGGACTGATGCAG TTCTTAATATCGGTACCTCTGCTCAGCTGACTATCTCAATGCCCCCGGGATTCCAGCCTCCAGAGACACCAGATCCTTCCTCAGCTGTTACTTATTTTCCTTACTTCAATGGTGACTACTTGGCTGTGGCAGCATCACTTAATGGAGGCAATGTGCTAGCAACATTTGTGGACATGGTGGCACAGTGGACAGAAGAGCTAG GATTTCAGGTTGAGAAGTCTGCCATCTATATGAAGATAATCAAAGCAGCCTTGGCCCAAAATGACAGCAAACTCTCAGTCCACCCAACCGTATTCGGAGAGAGACACATTCCAGAGCGGCTGGCATCAGTGACCAATATTGCTTTCTCTAACCTCTCCCTGGGTCACATCACTAGGGCTGTGTGCCGTGGCATCGTTGAAAACCTCTGTTCCATGCTACCTGTGCAGCGCCTGATGGATACAGGAGTAAGGAGGATTCTGGGGAGCGGGAGTGCCCTTGCCAGGAACGAAGTGCTGAGGCAGGAAGTGGAAAGGATTTTTCCATTCCCTGTGGTTTATGGGAAGGATGTTGATGCTGCTGTGGGGGCTGCCATGGTGATgttccacagaaaataa